ACAATTTCATCTTTTTTATAATTTCGGAAATGGTTTTCTAATAATCCATTAAATTTGGTCATTCGAATTCATTCATTTTTAATCAAAGAATAAGAGCAAATTCAAGTAGAATTCACCTTTTAACAACATTAACTAAATGAGTAGCACAACTGATACAAGGATCATACGCTCGTACAATTTTTTCCAATTCAAACGCTATCTTATCTTCACTATATCCCTGTTTATTCAAATTCAAAGCAGAATTTCCGATATATTTTTCAATATCATCAAGATTGTATGCAGTTGGGGTGATAATATTTGCTTCAGTTACATAACCTTTATTAAAAGAATAATCATGTACAAGCAGACCTCTTGGAGCTTCTACAGTTCCAACTCCTCTGCCTTTAGTTTTCTTAGGTTTTTCAAATTCAGGATTTGGTAGTTTTAATAAAATATCTACAAGTTTCAAAATTTGTTCCAAACAGTAAATTATCTCAATTGCCTGTGCTAGATTATTGTACAAGGGATTTTTCAACCATCTTTCGTTTTTATACTTGTTGAAATATTCTGCAGCTTTCCCTTTTAATCTGTCTCCGATACAGTTCAATCTTGCTAATGCCCCAACAGTAAATGGTTTATCTTTATATAGCGATCTTTTTGCAAAAGAATGTGGTACAACTCTCTCAACTAAATTTTCTTTATATTTTCGGCAGGAAATTGTAGTTCCATTCGAGAAAATAATCTCATCTCCCCAAAAACCGAATTTATTATTTTCAGGATTACAACATGCAAAAATCGTCTCTTCTTCGAGATGATCTGGAAGTTCTAATTCACCAATAATGTCCATTGCCACTGACATAAAGAGTATAGATTCTTTTGCTTCCTTTTTTATTTCAAGGAGATCATCGTTACTCGGGAATTTACCAAAACCGCCAATAGTTGCATTTTCACCATGAATGAACTTACCATTGATAACCTGCATAATCTTATTCCCAAATTTTTTCAGAGTTAAAGCTTTTATAACAATATCTTTATGTTTATCTGCCATAGCAATTACATTTGGATAGCCAAAGTAATCAGGAAGTGCAAGTGCAAAAATATGTAGTGAATGACTTTCGATTATTTCACCTAAATGCATCAATTCCCGCAGATAATGTGTTTTTTCCTGTTCTTGAAAATTTAGTGCTTTCTCTATTGCTCGAATAGAAGCATTTTTATGGGAAACTGTACATATTGCACAAATTCTGGGAGTGAATGAAACAACTTCTTCGGGTAATTTTCCAATTGCAAGAGCTTCGATTAAACGGGGTCCTTCAAAAATTTTGACTTCGACTTTTTTTAGTTCTTCTCCGTCTAATTCAACATATATTCCACCATCTCCTTCAACCCTTGCTAGATGGTCAACTATAACCTTTTTCATTATTCCACCTCCATCAATTTTTGAATTTTATCGACGATATCACTTCCCCCGAACATTCTGAATCTCCTGATTATATCTTCAGTTTTAAATCCTTTCTCTTTCAATAACTTTAATTCTGAAGTATGATTAGCTTCTTCGATAATTCCCCAG
This genomic interval from Candidatus Cloacimonadota bacterium contains the following:
- a CDS encoding Ni/Fe hydrogenase subunit alpha, yielding MKKVIVDHLARVEGDGGIYVELDGEELKKVEVKIFEGPRLIEALAIGKLPEEVVSFTPRICAICTVSHKNASIRAIEKALNFQEQEKTHYLRELMHLGEIIESHSLHIFALALPDYFGYPNVIAMADKHKDIVIKALTLKKFGNKIMQVINGKFIHGENATIGGFGKFPSNDDLLEIKKEAKESILFMSVAMDIIGELELPDHLEEETIFACCNPENNKFGFWGDEIIFSNGTTISCRKYKENLVERVVPHSFAKRSLYKDKPFTVGALARLNCIGDRLKGKAAEYFNKYKNERWLKNPLYNNLAQAIEIIYCLEQILKLVDILLKLPNPEFEKPKKTKGRGVGTVEAPRGLLVHDYSFNKGYVTEANIITPTAYNLDDIEKYIGNSALNLNKQGYSEDKIAFELEKIVRAYDPCISCATHLVNVVKR